The sequence below is a genomic window from Lolium perenne isolate Kyuss_39 chromosome 7, Kyuss_2.0, whole genome shotgun sequence.
GGTATCTCGTCGTCGGCGCTGCCGTACAAGAGGACCGCCCCAGTCTGGGTCAAGACACCCGTCGCCGAGGTAAGAGATAACACTCCCCTCTCTTCGATTTGCTCTCCGATTTGGCTTGATTCATTCGATTTGATTTGTTCTGATGCGTCTCGTTCGTCTGCAGGTTGATGAGTTGATCATCAAGGCTGCGAAGAAGGGGCAGAAGCCCTCGCAGATCGGCGTTCTGCTCCGTGACCAGCACGGTATCCCCCTCGTCAAGAGCGTCACCGGGAGCAAGATTCTCCGCATCCTCAAGGCCCATGGTCAGATCCATTCCTTGTCAGACTGAACTGCATTGTTCTCGAGTTTTCTGTGCTCGGACAAGTGCATTGACATGCGAGGATTTTGTGGTGGTGTGTAGGTCTGGCCCCTGACATCCCAGAGGACCTCTACTTCCTCATCAAGAAGGCTGTGGCCATTAGGAAGCATCTTGAGAGGAACAGGAAGGACAAGGACTCTAAATTCAGGCTCATTCTTGTTGAGAGCAGGATCCATCGCCTTGCTCGCTACTACAAGCGCACCAAGAAGCTCCCACCCACCTGGAAGTAGTAAGTCACTTGGGCCATATCTTAGTTAAACATACTGTTATGCATCATCAAACCAGTTAGCTTTTAAATGCATTGTCTGAGTTCGGATCACTAATTTTTATGTATGTTAGCTCAAATAACTAGGTTGAAATTTGTTGCGGTGAAATGCTTCTTATCATATTATCCATTTAAGCTAACTTGGCTCGCTAAAGCATGCCTGGTGATGGTTATTGGATGTTTGTTGAGTTATATATGCTTCTCTGTATGTTTCCATAGCATAGATGCTGAATACGCATAAGTTTTTGCGCCTCCAGTAGTGTAAGTAGCAGTTAATTCTATCAAGATGAGTTCTGCTTGACTGAAAAAGCTGTGTGCTGCTTATTGCGGTTGTCTTCGCATAAATATGGAATTTACAATGAGCGTAACTTGTTTTCCAGTTAGCAGATAAATTTCATTTATGCCTCTTTATTTGGTAAGAATGGCATGATAACCTGATTATTTCCTTAAACGTTAAGATCTCTAAGCTGGATTGTTGGCACATACATTTGATTGATCCTTGTTTGCATTCTCGAAATTGTTGCAGTAGTTGATGTTTGACCCATAGCATCCTCAgttgaattttatatatttggattcAAGTGTGAATTCTTCTGTTGTGCTTGTATTTGCTCAATAGCTTTGTATTCTGTACTGCATGTTTGGTTTCCAGTTGTTAATAAGGTATATTCTGACAAGTTATCCTTGCTTATCTGCAGTGAATCTACCACAGCCAGCACTCTGGTGGCCTAGGAGAGCTCTTCATCTGGTGTGCTCTTACCTGCTGCAGGACTGGTCTTGTTCTAGATATCATCAATTTTATGTAATGCTTTTGAGGTTTGGAGTGGGTTAGATGTGGACAAGAGACCAATTTTTCTATGTTTACTCGGGAGAATCATATGAACCATTTTTGGTTTCTCAGTTCTGTCTGTTATATTTAACATGCATCCACATTTCATCAGCTCCACTTAGCTGTCTTTATGTTGTGTTGAATGTTGAACTAGTTTGTTGGTAACTGTCAACCTGCACGTTCTACTTATTGTCATGTTGTGACGTAGAGGAAATAGTCCTCTTTCAAACTTAAAAAGTGCATAGCATACTTTTTGTTGTAGTCTGAATGAGTGAGCGCTAGACTTTGACAGAAGCGAATTTGGATGTTTTGCTATTCGTGTGATGATTGATACTGAAACATTATGTTACTCTTTTCATCCAACTATAAGACCAATGTTATCTCGTTCGTACCTTTATAAATGGGCACTCTAATTGCAGTCCTTAGGTAATTTATCTCGGCCAAGTTACTGCTTAGGCACAGCATCTTCTCAAGAGATGGAATCGTCCGTTTGGATGAGTTCCCTTCTTACAACATGTAATTAAACCTTCGTGATCAAGAGTTTACTTGTAGCAAACGAGAACTTTGTAGTGTTTGTGGAGAGAGGGTAGGGAGGCCGTTTTGGTATTTGGCACCGTGTGTTTGAGCAGTTGTCTAAATTTAAGGAACTCTTGGAATTTTCATTTTTATTTGCAAAACATAGTGTACATGTGGATGCTCACGTATACGTATATACACATACTCCTACCCCTATGAACGTATATACACATACTcctacccctatgaacgcacatagGGGTAACATAAAGTAGTAACATGATCTATGTTACTATATTTatagtggttagtaacatcaaaATAGTActacaaggaataaggcgcacacgtattCCAAGGCAAACTTTGACCTTAAAAattaagcaacaaaatcttggttatattatatgtacttagtatcgttggattcgtatagaAAAATACTttataatgatgctaatttcgtacaaacaatctttatatatttgaagtaattcttagtcaaacgaaaaacacgtaaaacgaggacgccttattccttgaatcggaggtagtatcatatatgtcttcattaattagcttatagactcattgtatcttgagaagtgtgatgttatagtaactagctatgttacttcaTCCTTTCTCCTCATTAACTCTTTGCCACATAAGCAAATTTGTTGAGTtggacacttagttactagtAAAGTTACTCctactatgagtagtctaagcaCCTCTCTATACACCCTATCTTTATAAGCACCTTTGAAAGACGAGTCAAGAAATTGTTCCCACGAAAGTCGCATCCTACTGAAAAATATTCGGTCTTTTACCACATGTTAGTTCTCACTCTTGCAATTTTACTTTCCCTCTTTCCTCTCGTTGAAACTGATGGCGGAGAAGAGGGCCTGAGAAATTGTAGTGATGGTGTGGCTTGTTGCTGTCGAGTGTCTAGCGCTCAAAGATGTTGTGGCTCCGAAGGCTTGGTAAAGGATAGCAACACTTGCGTAGAAGTACCGGCCATATATGTGACATGGTACTTTCACCTATGATCTAAAATTTACACTGCAATGTTAATTTAGGAGCTACGCAATGTGAACACTACTGTGCTTTCCTGTAATTCAATTTCGGATACAGGTGGAGAACTCTCGTCCAAACGTGAATCCAGGCCATTCAATTCACATAGCAAGAAGTTCATCACCGACGAATGCGAGGCAAAAGTAACGAAAGACCCATGTCACCATGTGTATACATGTGCAAATTCGAAAGAAAATTCTGTAGCAAATGTATGAATCTATCCAAGACGAGCACCGCCAGAATGAAGCAGCTCCAGCGCGCAAGAACCTTGGCAACACATCAGTAGGAGATGTAGATGAGGGCTAGCATGGCGGGCGAGACGAGCTGCTCCCAGCTCCCCCGGCCGTCTCTAAAAGCCGCCGAGCGGCTGCAGCGGCTGTGCTGGCACTCTCCGGCGGGGCCGGGCGGTGAGATAAGCGCGCAGCTCGGCGTCGTAGTGAGCCCCCGCGCTCCGGAGCGTGGCGCAGACGCGCCGCAGATGGCGCAGCTGCGAGTGCGGCAGCACGAGGTTGAACGGCCACAGCAGGATCGAGAAGTGGAACGCGTGCACGAACCCGCCGGCCGCGGTCACCGCGGCCGGCACGgcgagcagcaccaccaccatcgaCGATTCTCCGTTGCTTGCTCACGCAACCTATCCCTCTGCCTCATCCATGGCGACCTTCTTGAGGTGAAGCTGCCGGTCGTTACGACTTACGCGTCCACGACTGGCGGACTGGGCATTAACGCAATTAAACTAGTAGGAGCCTTGCTTGGATGCTTGGAGCATCAATGGCGTGGACGGATTAGTCAATGACCGGCGATGACGATCGAGCCATCGAGGGATGTTATAGTAATGAAACTTCCTCAATCATACTATGGCTTTGTCGTGATCCTGGATTAGTCAATGGCTGGCGATGACGCAAGCCAGGTGTCACTCAGGACATTGTCGCTGCTTAGAGGAGGTTTATGTACGCTTGCAGTTGCAGTAGATGTAATTGGCAAGAAATTTCTGCGTGCCAAATGAGATGACCCATCGACCTAGATATTTCCTTCAGGTGATACCGGCCGGTGGCCGAATGTAAGTTCTTTTTTTGAAAGTACTCCTCAGTCCTTCCGGACTCTTTAATTTACTCTAACTTAATACAATTTTGTACTAAAAAATAGAGTTAATTAAAAGGGATCGAAGGGAGTGCTATCCACCCCATAAACCTTAAAATTACAGTAATTTCAAAAAATCTCAATCCTCATGGAAACAAAAGGTGATCAAGTATTTTATCCATATAAAAATTCGTGGGTTCAAACTAATTTCCATAGTATTTTAGGCAAAAAAACAAATTTATGACAAATATAGCGTGAATAGTACATAGACATGGGGTTTTTCGTTTTTTTGTCTTTTTACCCAGGATACAATAAAAATGATTTCCTCCTAAAATATTTCTATACAAGTATAATACTTGATCATCTTTGATTTCCAAAAAAAAACGAATTTTTTAAATCTTTTTTTAGTTATTGTTTTTTTCTTAGATGTACCGGGTGCT
It includes:
- the LOC127314320 gene encoding uncharacterized protein, with the translated sequence MVVVLLAVPAAVTAAGGFVHAFHFSILLWPFNLVLPHSQLRHLRRVCATLRSAGAHYDAELRAYLTARPRRRVPAQPLQPLGGF